The genomic segment CCGTCGGCGCTGATCGGGGGCACGATCGTCTCCTTGCCGTCTGTGAACTCGCGCCAGCGGGTGACGTGAACGACGCCTTGAAGCAGTTCGGCCGAGTAGACGATCGGATCGGCCGCGTAGCGGCGCAGGAACTCGTTGGCGTCCATGCGGTCGCCGTCGCGCAGAGGCGGAATCGCCTCCGGCTTCCCGTTGCGCTTCGGTTGTTGTTTGACGTGGTTCGCCGTTTTTCCCATTGCGCCCCCTTTGTTTCCAGTCACCCCGCTTGCGGTTCAATTCCGCCTGTCGCTGCCGCCTCCGTTCTTCCGCGAGGTGCCCATCGTTGTTCCGATGGCACCGCTCGATGACGCCGTTTCGCTACCCCAATTTACTCTGACTTTCGCGGTTTCCGCAATGCACGCCGGACGGCGCGGTGCCAGTCGGCTTCGATCCAATCGTCGCCGAGCGGCGGGACGCGGTGATACGTCCAACCCGCGAGTTCGAGTTCGCCTTCCATCGCGTCGCCACGAACCCCGTTGCTGGTGTGAATGATGACCGGACACAACGGTGATAGCGTTGCGAGGTGCTTCGCCACCATCAACCCGTCGCCGGGGTCGCTGGGGCCGGTCGGTTCGAGGTCGTGGTCGAGCGCGATCAGGGCGGCTCCGCTCAGGAACGCCCCGATCGCTCCGAGCATGAGGTGCGCATCCGGCCAGGAGACGAGATCGAAGCCGAGGCGAGCCGCGATCGCACGAAAGCGTTCGAGACGCTCGGCGTCGTCTTCGAGCATCAGAACGAGGGGCGCGGTCACGGCTCGTCCGTTGGAAGAATATCGAGCCGAAAAAGTTGATTTGATGTCATTGGGGTCCATCCGGCTCGGAGTGCAGCCCGGATTGCGTCAGCCACTCGCCGCGGAGTTATAACCACGCTCGCCGTCGCTCGTTCACGCATCGGGTGAAGCCCGCCGTAAAGGCGCAGCGTTTGGCCGGCACCTTTTTCGGGCCAAACATTGACGATGAGATGCCCGTCGTGGGCTGTTTGGTCGTACTCGACCTCTGGTGGAATGCGCCAGCGGTATGCGACGCCATCGACCACGATTCGCCGGGAGTATTTCTTCGAGATCGCCATGATTATACCCGCTCCACGATCATCGCGACGGCGTTGCCGCCGCCGAGGCACAGCGACGCGAGGCCGTACCGCTTGTTGTGCCGCTTGAGCGCGTGAATCAGCGTCACCAGCACCCGCGCGCCGCTCGCGCCGATGGGGTGGCCCAGTGCCACCGCGCCGCCGTGGACGTTCACCTTCGATTCGTCAAGGTTCAGCCCCTTCCCGCACGCCAGCATCTGCGCCGCGAACGCCTCGTTGATTTCCCACAGGTCGATGTCCGAAATCGCGAGCTTCGCCTTCTCGCACGCGGCCTTCACCGCCGTAATCGGCGCGATGAAGATGTCTTTCGGCGCCACGCCGCTCATGGTGTAACTCAACACGCGGGCCAGCGGCTTCGCCCCGCTCTGCTCCACGAACCGACCGGACGCGACCACGACCGCCGCGCCGCCATCGGAGAGCTGCGAAGAGTTGCCCGCGGTCACCGTACCGTCGGACCGGAACGCCGGCTTGAGCTTCGCCAACCCCTCGGCCGTGGTGTCGGCGCGAATGCCCTCGTCCTTTTCGACCGGTGGAATCGGCTTCTTGCCCGTTGCGGGGAACGTGACCGGCACCACCTCGTCGGCGAACGCTCCGCTGGCCCACGCCGCCGCGGCGCGCTGGTGACTCTGAGCGGAGAAGCGGTCCTGATCGGCGCGCGCGATCGCACATTGCGCTGCGATGTGTTCGGCGGCGTCGCCCATCGGCCAGTTCTCGAACGGGCACCACAGCCCGTCGTTCACGAGCGCATCGACGGTCGGTTGGTTGCCGTACTTGTAGCCCTGCCGGACGCCCGGAAGCAGAAACGGCGCGCGGCTCATGCTCTCCATGCCGCCGGCGACGACGAGGTTCGCGTCGCCCGCGCGGATGCTCTGGGCCGCGAGCATGACCGCCTTCAGACCGGACCCACACACCATGTTCGTGGTGTGTGCGGGCACCGTGTCCGGGACGCCCGCGAAGATCGCGGCCTGCCGCGCCGGCGCCTGACCCACACCGGCCTGGACCACGTTGCCCATAATCACGTCTTCGACCACCTCCGGCTTCACGTTCGCACGCTTCAGGGCTTCTGCGATGGCGACCGCGCCGAGTTTGGGTGCAGTGAGTTCGGACAGGCCGCCGAGAAACTTGCCGATCGGCGTGCGGACGGCGGAAAGGATGAACGCGTCCATCAGGGAGACCTCGCGCGAACGGGAGAGGGTCGATACTGAATGATACGCGAGAGGTGAATGCGGGCGAGCGTGGCCGGGCGACCGGCGCGGCGTAAGCACGCCAGTGCCATGAGTTTCAACGCACCGACCGGGCTCCGCTACGGGCGAGATTCCCGGTTTTGTAGGTCGCGGTCGAGCGTGGCTATGCACGCGAGGCCCGACGACGCTGAGTAGTGTGTATCTCGCTTGCGCAGATTCGCCTGGCACGTCCGCCGTCGGGCCTCGTCGCAAAGCCTCCTCGACCGCGACCTACAAGAACGCCGGCGAGCGGCGGAAGGGCGAGGCCGCGGAACCTACTTCAGCCACCCGTGGCCTTCGTCGCGGATGATGCGCTCCATGCCCTCGATCCACTGCGGGTGGTCGTTCAGACAGGTACCGTTCTTGAGGTGCTCGCCGCCCGCGTGCTCGAACACTTCGCGGCTCTCGAGACCGATTTCGTCGATCGTTTCGAGGCAGTCCGCGGTGAAGCCCGGCAGCGCCACGTACACGCGCTTCGTGCCCTTCTTCGCCAGCGCTTCCAGCACGTCGTCGGTGTACGGCTTCAGCCACGGCGACTTACCGAACCGCGACTGGTACGTTTGCGTCCAGAGGCTCCGCGGCCAGCCCATCCGCTTCACGAGCGCCTGCGTGGTGCGGACGACGTGGGTCGCGTACGGGTCGCCGCGCTGGGCGTACTTCTTCGGGATGCCGTGGAAGCTGATGACGATGTGTTCCGGCTCCCACGGCAGCTTCGCCAGGTCGTCGCGGATCACGGCTTCGAGGGCGTCGAGGTAGCCGGGGTGGTCGTAGTACGGCGGCACCACGCGGACCGCGGGGACGCGGCGCAGCTTCGTCAGCGCGGTGAACAGCGAATCAGTGGCGCTGGCGAACGAGGTGGCGGAGTACTGCGGGAACATCGGCATGGCAATGAGCTTGTCCACGCCGCTATCGACCATCTCGGTCAGCACCTTCCGCAGCGCCGGGTTGCCCACGATCATGCCGAACCGCACTGGGTTGTCCGGGAACCGTGCCTTGAGCAGGTCCGTCTGGCGGATCGTGTAGGACATCAGCGGGGAGCCGGTCTCCGGGTGCCAGATGCGGGCGTACTTGGCGGCCGAGGCCCCCGAGCGAAACGGCAGGATGCGGAGGTACAGGAGCGGCAGCCAGATCGCCCGCGGGACTTCGATCACCCGGCGGTCCGAGAGGAACTGCCGCAGGTACGGGAACAGGCCGCCGTAGGTCGGTTTGTCCGGCGTACCGAGTTGGATGAGCAAAATGCCGGTCATCGGAGAAGTCTCAGCTCGTAAAATCGAAAGTCGTAAGTCGTAAAGTCAGAATACCAACCGGAGGGCGGTGCGAATCGCAACCCGCGCTCCGGCCGTCCTGGACTTAACGACTTTCGACTTTGCGACCTGAGACTCTGCGGCCCGAGACCGGTCACTTCTTCTTGCAATCCGGCCCTTCCTGGGCGGGCTGCTTTTCCGTGATGTGGGCGCTGCCGGACGCCTTGAGGGCACTGGCCCGCTCGGCGTTGAGCTGGATGAAGCTCGACCACTGGTTCGGCGTGTTCGGCTCGGAGTAGATGGCTTCCACCGGGCACTCCGGGACGCACGCTTCGCAGTCGATGCAGTCTTCCGGGTCGATGTAGAGCATCTTCTCGTCCTGGTAGAAGCACTCTACCGGGCAGACGACGCAGCAGTCGGTGTACTTGCAGTCGCTACAGGGAGCGGTGACGACGTGGGCCATGAGCGGCAAACCCCTTCATCTCGGAACGAACGGTGTTTGGGTTGAGTAATACCACACCGCGCGCTAACGTCAAGGTATTTGCTGCTACAGTGTTGCCGCCAGGGGGCGGGGCGCATTTTCTCCCCCCCGCGCCGGGGGCCGCTTCCGACACGGTCGCCACCGGCACTTCTTCGCGTCGTGCCCGCCCGTGCGAGTTCCGGTGATGTCCCGAAGTGTGGTCCGCTCGCTCCGCGAGCAGTGCCTCGGGAGCCGCACCCGGTGATGCGTTCGCATCTTCTTGGGGGCCTCGTCCCCGAGTCTACCTCGAAACACTCATTTGCTTCTGCGTTCCTCGGGGGGCTTACGCCCCCCGCTCGCCGGGTGGGGGACCTTCCTCGAATCCCGTTCTATGTGACCGCAGTGTTTCCATGTGCCTCCTCTTCGGGAACCGCACGAACCTCATCGGGTGGCCCGCCGGTCCGTGCTCACCTCCGGGTAAAGGCGGTTGATCACGCTATAGTTCACGGCCGTCCAGAACTCCGACAGGCCGGCGTCGGTCAGAGCCGCCTCGTCGGTCTCGATCGCCCGGTAGTCCTCGGCCGTCAGGTAGTCTTCCACGTCGTTCACGCTGCCGAACGCCATCACCGTGATGCCGTCCATCAGGCCGCCGGCCGGGTCGTCCTGGGTCGATCCGATGTAGTGCAATTGGGCGTACCGCCGCACGTACCGGTGCGTGGCCGGACGGGACAGCACCAGGTCGGCGTGTGCGGCCAGCCACCGCGCCTGGAACGCCTCCCGCGTCACGTGGGCCGCGCGACGGTGGATCTTGACCAGGCTGATCGGGTCGCGGTGCGCCGGGCTGGGCAGGATGATGTGCTCCCGCGCGACGTTCCGCGTAACCATCCGGAACGCCGTCTTCTCGTCGGCAATGACGCGCTCCGTGTACTTGCTCTGGCCCAGCACGGCCTTCATGTCGGCCTCCGACCCGTAGGCGATGTACGCCAGCCCGTCCCACCGCGGCCGGTCGTACGCCGGGACCCGGGCGTAGGCGTCATCGACGAGAAGGTGATCGGGCCGCACCATGGCGCGGTAGGGCGGCCGGAACGTCGAGGACGGACCGGCGGGCAGGCGGTGCAGTTGGTCGTACCGCAGCACGGCCTCGGTGCTCGCGCCGGGCTCTTCGTAGGCGAACTTGGGCCCGTGGACCTTCCGCCAGTACTCGTCCCAGTGCTCGAAAGCGAGGTTCGGGTCGGCCTCGATGGCGGGCGGCCCGTCCGCCCCGTCCATCGGGCTCCCGTCCGCGTCCAGGTTGAACCCGGCGTCGCGCGGCCGCGCGGTCGCGGGCGTGACGTCCGCGCGGGCGACGAACGTCGGGGTGACGATCAACGGCTGGCCCGTCGATGCGTACGCGGACCGGTGCGGCGGCCGGTGCCGCAGATCGGTCGTCGGGTCGGCCGCGGAAGGTTGCCCCGACGAAGCGGGGGACGGGTCGGACATCGTGGCACTCGCAATGTAGCGGAACTTACGTCGGTGGTGGACCGCCTTACGGGATGAGCCGCTCGCGGCGCAGGCGGCCGAACAGGTCGGTGAAGCTGTCGAGGGACGTCTGGTAGACCGAGAACCCGAGCCGGCGGCTCCGGGACATGTCGGCCATGACTTCCATCGGG from the Frigoriglobus tundricola genome contains:
- a CDS encoding 4Fe-4S dicluster domain-containing protein, whose translation is MAHVVTAPCSDCKYTDCCVVCPVECFYQDEKMLYIDPEDCIDCEACVPECPVEAIYSEPNTPNQWSSFIQLNAERASALKASGSAHITEKQPAQEGPDCKKK
- a CDS encoding response regulator: MTAPLVLMLEDDAERLERFRAIAARLGFDLVSWPDAHLMLGAIGAFLSGAALIALDHDLEPTGPSDPGDGLMVAKHLATLSPLCPVIIHTSNGVRGDAMEGELELAGWTYHRVPPLGDDWIEADWHRAVRRALRKPRKSE
- the hemH gene encoding ferrochelatase — encoded protein: MTGILLIQLGTPDKPTYGGLFPYLRQFLSDRRVIEVPRAIWLPLLYLRILPFRSGASAAKYARIWHPETGSPLMSYTIRQTDLLKARFPDNPVRFGMIVGNPALRKVLTEMVDSGVDKLIAMPMFPQYSATSFASATDSLFTALTKLRRVPAVRVVPPYYDHPGYLDALEAVIRDDLAKLPWEPEHIVISFHGIPKKYAQRGDPYATHVVRTTQALVKRMGWPRSLWTQTYQSRFGKSPWLKPYTDDVLEALAKKGTKRVYVALPGFTADCLETIDEIGLESREVFEHAGGEHLKNGTCLNDHPQWIEGMERIIRDEGHGWLK
- a CDS encoding EthD domain-containing protein, producing the protein MSDPSPASSGQPSAADPTTDLRHRPPHRSAYASTGQPLIVTPTFVARADVTPATARPRDAGFNLDADGSPMDGADGPPAIEADPNLAFEHWDEYWRKVHGPKFAYEEPGASTEAVLRYDQLHRLPAGPSSTFRPPYRAMVRPDHLLVDDAYARVPAYDRPRWDGLAYIAYGSEADMKAVLGQSKYTERVIADEKTAFRMVTRNVAREHIILPSPAHRDPISLVKIHRRAAHVTREAFQARWLAAHADLVLSRPATHRYVRRYAQLHYIGSTQDDPAGGLMDGITVMAFGSVNDVEDYLTAEDYRAIETDEAALTDAGLSEFWTAVNYSVINRLYPEVSTDRRATR
- a CDS encoding acetyl-CoA C-acetyltransferase, which encodes MDAFILSAVRTPIGKFLGGLSELTAPKLGAVAIAEALKRANVKPEVVEDVIMGNVVQAGVGQAPARQAAIFAGVPDTVPAHTTNMVCGSGLKAVMLAAQSIRAGDANLVVAGGMESMSRAPFLLPGVRQGYKYGNQPTVDALVNDGLWCPFENWPMGDAAEHIAAQCAIARADQDRFSAQSHQRAAAAWASGAFADEVVPVTFPATGKKPIPPVEKDEGIRADTTAEGLAKLKPAFRSDGTVTAGNSSQLSDGGAAVVVASGRFVEQSGAKPLARVLSYTMSGVAPKDIFIAPITAVKAACEKAKLAISDIDLWEINEAFAAQMLACGKGLNLDESKVNVHGGAVALGHPIGASGARVLVTLIHALKRHNKRYGLASLCLGGGNAVAMIVERV